A region of Spodoptera frugiperda isolate SF20-4 chromosome 26, AGI-APGP_CSIRO_Sfru_2.0, whole genome shotgun sequence DNA encodes the following proteins:
- the LOC118264158 gene encoding transmembrane protein 186, with amino-acid sequence MLRLLIGSRNCNIIYRRCCSTIKEKVEVQPENPSIYETVFSFPFIKYVALFQRLKVYHLTGTSIAIPGCGLMEIMDVLPPGALYAAAYIGVTGTAVLSLFSLPFKNIIGYLYIRVDNQKIKISSVDFWGKRKDRIVKVDDWCPLLDIQPKTLDALYLSPQLSDGTKYKLFVKFGNVLDAKRMGEVLE; translated from the exons ATGTTAAGGCTATTGATAGGAAGCAGAAATTGCAATATCATATATCGAAGATGTTGTTCaactataaaagaaaaagtagaaGTCCAGCCTGAGAATCCCAGTATTTATGAAACTGTATTTTCATTTCCTTTCATAAAATATGTGGCACTATTTCAAAGGCTTAAAGTATATCACTTAACGGGTACATCAATAGCTATACCTGGCTGTGGTCTAATGGAAATAATGGATGTACTACCACCTGGGGCTTTATATGCAGCAGCTTACATTG GAGTCACTGGAACAGCGGTTCTTTCACTATTTAGTTTACCATTCAAGAACATAATTGGATATTTATATATTAGAGTAGACAATCagaaaatcaaaatatcttCAGTAGATTTCTGGGGAAAGCGAAAAGATAGAATAGTGAAAGTAGACGATTGGTGTCCATTACTTGATATTCAGCCAAAAACACTGGATGCATTATATCTATCACCACAGTTATCAGATGGAACAAAATACAAACTATTTGTTAAGTTTGGTAATGTTTTAGATGCTAAGAGAATGGGTGAAGTGCTAgaataa
- the LOC118264157 gene encoding dual specificity mitogen-activated protein kinase kinase 4 — MSKNGEVSSNQGPSRPTMPKPELNLFGLEKRKGLNLQIAGGPSGDGAAFMPFPANPPPVQRPRVPSRTIRDVLPENTRDRCRIYPSMQSSGKLQLSATEIYDFTSDDLQDLGEIGRGAFGAVNKMVHRKTNRVMAVKRIRSTVDEKEQKQLLMDLEVVMKSNECVYIVQFYGALFKEGDCWICMELMDTSLDKFYKFICERMQTRIPENILAKITLATVKALNYLKEKLKIIHRDVKPSNILLDRRGNIKLCDFGISGKLVDSIARTRDAGCRPYMAPERIDPGRARGYDVRSDVWSLGITLMEVATGAFPYPRWGSVFEQLQQVVQGDPPRLTNTNNAFSNNFVNFVNTCLIKEENQRPKYNRLLEHPFIKGIDQSRADVAAYVCEILEAMERNGVSPFTTDQPAQAWVD, encoded by the exons ATGTCGAAGAATGGCGAGGTGTCATCAAACCAAG GCCCGAGTAGACCGACTATGCCGAAGCCTGAGTTGAACTTATTTGGTTTGGAGAAGCGCAAAGGTTTGAACCTTCAGATAGCCGGAGGTCCATCGGGGGACGGTGCAGCATTTATGCCATTTCCTGCAAACCCGCCTCCTGTACAGAGACCCCGAGTTCCGTCTCGTACTATAAGAGATGTATTGCCTGAAAACACAAG AGACAGATGTAGGATATATCCGTCCATGCAATCATCAGGCAAGCTGCAATTGTCTGCAACAGAAATCTATGATTTCACATCTGATGATCTGCAGGACCTTGGTGAAATAGGCAGGGGTGCATTTGGAGCAGTTAACAAAATGGTCCATAGAAA aacaaaCCGTGTGATGGCAGTGAAGCGTATCCGCTCCACTGTTGATGAGAAGGAACAGAAGCAACTATTGATGGATCTTGAAGTTGTGATGAAGAGTAATGAATGTGTATACATAGTGCAGTTCTATGGAGCACTATTTAAAGAG GGAGACTGTTGGATTTGTATGGAGTTAATGGATACTTCATTAGAcaaattttataagtttatatGTGAAAGGATGCAGACTCGAATACCTGAAAACATTTTAGCTAAAATAACACTTGCAACAGTGAAAGCTTTAAATtatctaaaagaaaaattaaaaataattcacag GGATGTGAAaccatcaaatattttattggaccGAAGaggaaacataaaattatgtgaTTTTGGTATATCTGGCAAGCTAGTGGACTCAATAGCACGCACTCGAGATGCTGGGTGCAGACCGTACATGGCT CCGGAGCGCATAGATCCTGGACGAGCCCGCGGCTACGATGTCAGGTCAGATGTCTGGTCACTTGGCATTACTCTCATGGAGGTAGCAACCGGCGCCTTTCCTTACCCGCGCTGGGGATCTGTGTTTGAACAGCTACAACAGGTTGTACAGGGTGACCCACCGAGGCTAACCAACACCAACAATGCTTTCTCCAACAACTTTGTGAACTTTGTCAATACTTG CCTCATCAAAGAAGAAAATCAAAGACCTAAATATAACAGGTTATTGGAACATCCATTTATTAAAGGTATTGATCAAAGTAGGGCTGATGTCGCTGCATATGTTTGTGAAATATTAGAAGCCATGGAGCGCAATGGTGTAAGTCCTTTCACAACAGACCAGCCCGCACAGGCATGGgttgattaa
- the LOC118264708 gene encoding DNA-directed RNA polymerase I subunit RPA43, with protein MSTIIKFDIKELKKLANDKNSCIIEKKVTQNLALQPWCLGNLKESIKNLLDYKIGKFDKEFNGILLSYKNLRILQNVGTIRNDNADIHFQVQADYFIFRPYVGATLTGIVNKKSTTHLGILVHRVFNVVIPRPTEEPGNMWVGSNINEGQEVRFRIVVLDLYGALPYIRGELDQRCVKLGPDGDDDEEVEKKAAPALNVSYVDFDKTKPYTSKQIGDGLPHSTLKNTKLINSSKPQISSPGTVSDSHNQSVNGKSGFTKAKNADGEISVSEKKIKRQSKLLESEQKQLEAHSKPNKKHKRDVL; from the exons ATGTcaacaattataaaatttgatatcaaagaattaaagaaattaGCTAATGATAAAAATTCttgtattattgaaaaaaaagtgaCTCAAAACCTTGCGCTTCAACCCTGGTGTCTTGGAAACCTTAAGGAATCAATCAAAAATTTGTTGGATTACAAAATAGGAAAGTTTGACAAGga ATTCAATGGAATTCTACTAAGTTACAAGAACCTCAGAATCCTTCAGAATGTTGGAACCATCAGAAATGATAATGCAGATATTCACTTTCAAGTTCAAGCAGACTATTTTATATTCAGGCCATATGTCGGAGCTACTCTCACAggaattgttaataaaaaaagcacAACACATTTAGGCATCCTTGTACACAG GGTGTTCAATGTTGTTATTCCGAGACCGACAGAAGAGCCTGGAAATATGTGGGTTGGCTCCAATATCAACGAAGGACAAGAAGTCAGATTCAGAATAGTCGTATTAGACTTGTATGGAGCACTGCCTTATATCCGAGGGGAACTGGATCAAAG GTGTGTGAAACTTGGTCCTGATGgggatgatgatgaagaagtgGAGAAAAAGGCAGCACCTGCACTTAATGTATCTTATGTCGACTTTGACAAGACTAAGCCATACACTTCAAAACAAATAGGAGATGGCCTTCCACattcaacattaaaaaatactaaattaataaactctAGCAAACCTCAGATTAGTTCTCCAGGAACAGTCAGTGACAGTCATAACCAGTCAGTTAATGGAAAGTCTGGTTTTACAAAAGCAAAGAATGCTGACGGTGAAATTAGTgtgtcagaaaaaaaaataaaaaggcaaAGTAAATTGTTAGAATCAGAACAGAAGCAACTTGAGGCCCATTCCAAGCCAAATAAAAAGCACAAAAGAGATGTACTATAA